Proteins from one Elusimicrobiota bacterium genomic window:
- a CDS encoding glycosyltransferase, which translates to MKILLIPDPASPYGEDAFCRELSQRAASRGHETVMAEGDPARDADVVLINSFQAAPIRAARAAGRKVAVRLIDSFAEVPAAELPPILDALRQADRLLVPSRYLADLAQSWGVNGKALPVPYAYDRVMANKVALVTMRASRPADFQIITTCKFSEACRPGLELLMSATSRLRFDWHLTILGQGPLLASVQERSRGILPAQRVLFAGELPHLKVMEFFRSAKVYVNPTGSEGFPAMSLYALSEGCPVVAPRCGAVPELITDGKNGMLFNAGDAASLAQALVTLWSVRGLSLQLIAEGIKTVERHTWDATVAAAFDALEGMAR; encoded by the coding sequence ATGAAGATCCTCCTCATCCCCGACCCGGCCTCTCCCTACGGCGAAGACGCCTTCTGCCGGGAGCTGTCCCAACGCGCCGCCTCGCGCGGCCATGAGACGGTGATGGCCGAGGGGGATCCCGCGCGCGACGCCGACGTCGTGCTCATCAACAGCTTCCAGGCCGCGCCCATACGCGCCGCCCGCGCCGCCGGCAGGAAGGTGGCGGTCCGGCTCATCGACTCCTTCGCCGAGGTGCCGGCCGCGGAACTGCCTCCGATACTCGACGCCCTGCGCCAGGCGGACCGCCTCCTGGTCCCCAGCCGCTATCTCGCGGACTTGGCCCAGTCCTGGGGAGTCAACGGGAAGGCCCTGCCCGTGCCCTATGCCTATGACCGGGTCATGGCCAACAAAGTCGCGCTGGTCACCATGCGCGCCTCCCGGCCGGCCGACTTCCAGATCATCACCACCTGCAAGTTCAGCGAGGCCTGCCGCCCGGGCCTGGAGCTGCTCATGTCCGCGACCAGCCGCCTGCGCTTCGACTGGCATCTCACCATACTGGGCCAGGGCCCGCTCCTGGCCTCGGTCCAGGAGCGCTCCCGCGGAATCCTGCCCGCGCAGAGAGTCCTCTTCGCCGGCGAGCTGCCTCATCTCAAGGTCATGGAATTCTTCCGCTCCGCCAAGGTCTACGTCAACCCCACGGGCTCCGAAGGCTTCCCGGCCATGTCCCTCTACGCACTCTCCGAGGGCTGTCCCGTGGTCGCGCCCCGCTGCGGCGCGGTCCCCGAGCTCATCACGGACGGCAAGAACGGCATGCTCTTCAACGCGGGCGACGCCGCCTCGCTCGCCCAGGCTTTGGTCACCCTCTGGTCGGTGCGCGGCCTGTCCTTGCAGCTCATCGCCGAGGGCATCAAGACCGTGGAGCGCCACACCTGGGACGCCACCGTGGCGGCGGCCTTCGACGCGCTGGAGGGCATGGCGCGATGA
- a CDS encoding HAD family hydrolase: MKIEAVVFDCDGVILESTDIKTEAFRALFRKDHPRRIPEILDYHVRHMGISRHVKFRHICTEILGERYTPRREAQLAADFSRLVFDRVLKCPVVPGAREFLRRGRGRYRFFVASGTPHEELERILRRRRLLAYFERAWGSPAKKPDVIRRVLRDGPFRKGEVVFVGDAESDWRAAKETGVRFVRRVGSPAEWKLPPCPWEVKDLRGLPAVLREMERD, translated from the coding sequence GTGAAGATCGAGGCCGTCGTTTTCGATTGCGATGGGGTCATCCTGGAATCTACGGATATCAAGACCGAGGCCTTCCGCGCTCTGTTCCGGAAAGACCATCCGCGACGCATCCCGGAGATCTTGGACTACCACGTGCGCCACATGGGCATCTCCCGGCACGTCAAGTTCCGCCACATCTGCACCGAGATCCTGGGCGAGCGCTACACCCCGCGGCGCGAGGCGCAGCTGGCCGCGGATTTCTCCCGTCTGGTCTTCGACCGGGTCCTGAAGTGCCCGGTCGTGCCCGGGGCGCGGGAGTTCCTGCGCAGGGGGCGGGGCCGCTACCGCTTCTTCGTGGCTTCCGGCACGCCCCACGAAGAGCTCGAACGCATCCTGCGCCGCCGCCGTCTCCTGGCGTATTTCGAGCGGGCTTGGGGCTCGCCGGCCAAGAAGCCGGACGTCATCCGCCGCGTCCTGCGGGATGGGCCGTTCCGGAAGGGAGAGGTGGTCTTCGTGGGCGACGCGGAGAGCGACTGGCGCGCGGCCAAGGAGACGGGGGTGCGTTTCGTGCGCCGCGTGGGCTCTCCCGCCGAGTGGAAGCTGCCGCCCTGCCCTTGGGAGGTCAAAGACCTGCGCGGTCTCCCCGCCGTGCTCCGGGAGATGGAGCGCGATTAA
- a CDS encoding thiamine pyrophosphate-dependent dehydrogenase E1 component subunit alpha: MRRSSAPKPPRTVQRELLRAMKRIRGVELAIEAEYPKDEMKTPVHLCIGQEAVPVGVCANLRQDDYVLSNHRSHGHYLAKGGDLKAMIAEFYCRETGCSRGHGGSMHLIDPAVGLLGSSSIVGGGVPLAVGAALASQRLGQDRVAVVFFGDAASEEGAFYESMNCARLWKLPVVFVCENNFYSVCSHIDARQHTREIVLRARAFDIPAAQVDGTDVLDVYRKAAAAVAHARRGKGPYFLECQAYRWRAHSGAGDPDAERYRKPGEAERWLKRCPIRLLEKRLLASGTVRPQDIQGMQERISAEIREAFRFAQAGPLPGPEALERHLFFSERAA; this comes from the coding sequence ATGAGGCGCTCATCCGCTCCCAAGCCCCCGCGCACCGTACAGCGGGAACTCCTGCGCGCCATGAAGCGCATCCGAGGCGTAGAACTGGCCATCGAGGCCGAATACCCGAAGGACGAGATGAAGACGCCGGTGCATCTATGCATCGGCCAGGAAGCGGTCCCGGTCGGTGTGTGCGCGAACCTGCGCCAAGACGACTACGTCCTGAGCAACCACCGCAGCCACGGCCACTACTTGGCCAAAGGCGGCGATCTCAAGGCCATGATCGCGGAGTTCTACTGCCGCGAGACCGGCTGCTCCCGGGGGCACGGCGGCTCCATGCACCTCATCGACCCTGCGGTGGGCCTGCTGGGCTCCTCGTCCATCGTGGGCGGGGGCGTCCCCCTCGCGGTCGGCGCCGCGCTCGCCTCCCAGCGCCTGGGCCAAGATCGGGTCGCGGTCGTGTTCTTTGGCGACGCAGCCTCAGAGGAGGGCGCCTTCTACGAGAGCATGAACTGCGCCCGGCTCTGGAAGCTGCCCGTGGTCTTCGTCTGCGAGAACAACTTCTACTCCGTGTGCTCCCACATCGACGCCCGCCAGCATACGCGGGAGATCGTCCTGCGAGCCCGGGCCTTCGACATCCCCGCGGCCCAGGTCGATGGGACGGACGTCCTGGATGTCTATCGCAAGGCCGCGGCAGCCGTGGCCCACGCCCGCCGCGGCAAGGGCCCCTACTTCCTGGAATGCCAAGCCTATCGCTGGCGCGCCCATTCCGGAGCGGGGGACCCGGACGCCGAGCGCTATCGCAAGCCCGGCGAGGCGGAGCGCTGGCTCAAGCGCTGCCCGATCCGCCTTCTGGAAAAACGCTTGTTAGCCAGCGGCACCGTGCGCCCTCAGGACATCCAAGGCATGCAGGAGCGCATCTCGGCCGAGATACGTGAGGCGTTCCGTTTCGCCCAGGCCGGCCCCCTGCCGGGGCCCGAGGCCCTGGAGCGGCATCTCTTCTTCTCGGAGCGAGCCGCCTAG
- a CDS encoding alpha-ketoacid dehydrogenase subunit beta, with protein MPWTKVLVEKSAPDFDEHAGRQARKLSYGEAIREALDQALERDPRVYVMGQGVDDPSGIFGSTLDLHRKYGSKRVFDTPLSENALTGMAVGSALAGLRPVYVHNRPDFLLLAMDQIANHAAKWSYMFGGRSHVPLVIRAVTGRGWGSAAQHSQALQGLFLHIPGLKIVMPATAYDAKGLLLSSIADGNPVLFLEHRWLYKHKSHVPETLYRVPFGKALVRRRGKDATVVAVSQMVIEALTAADELAPQGISAEVIDPRTLCPLDTTAILKSLRKTGRLVVCDTGWKTGGVTAELAALAAEKGFAYLKRPVKRIACADVPTPAGYTLEKAFYPGSADIVKAVQEVMA; from the coding sequence ATGCCCTGGACCAAGGTCCTCGTCGAGAAGTCCGCTCCCGATTTCGACGAACACGCGGGGCGCCAGGCCCGCAAGCTCTCCTACGGCGAAGCCATCCGCGAGGCCCTGGACCAGGCCCTCGAGCGCGACCCCCGGGTCTATGTCATGGGGCAAGGCGTCGACGACCCATCCGGCATCTTCGGCAGCACTTTGGACCTGCACCGCAAATACGGCAGCAAGAGGGTCTTCGACACGCCCCTTTCCGAGAACGCCCTCACCGGCATGGCCGTAGGAAGCGCCCTGGCCGGCCTGCGGCCGGTCTACGTGCACAACCGGCCTGATTTCCTGCTCCTGGCCATGGATCAGATCGCCAATCATGCGGCGAAATGGAGCTACATGTTCGGAGGCCGCAGCCATGTCCCGCTCGTCATCCGGGCGGTGACCGGGCGGGGTTGGGGCTCGGCCGCTCAGCATTCGCAAGCCCTGCAGGGGCTCTTCCTCCACATCCCCGGGCTCAAGATCGTCATGCCGGCCACGGCTTACGACGCCAAGGGCCTCCTGCTCTCCAGCATCGCGGACGGCAACCCGGTCTTGTTCCTGGAGCATCGCTGGCTCTACAAGCACAAGAGCCACGTCCCAGAAACGCTCTACCGCGTCCCCTTCGGCAAGGCCCTGGTGCGCCGGCGCGGTAAGGATGCGACCGTAGTGGCGGTCTCCCAAATGGTCATCGAAGCTCTGACCGCGGCCGATGAGCTCGCCCCGCAGGGAATCTCCGCCGAGGTCATCGACCCGCGGACCTTGTGCCCGCTGGACACGACGGCCATCCTGAAGTCCCTGCGCAAGACCGGGCGCCTGGTGGTCTGCGACACCGGGTGGAAGACCGGCGGGGTCACGGCGGAGCTCGCCGCCTTGGCGGCGGAGAAGGGCTTCGCCTACCTCAAGCGGCCCGTCAAGCGTATCGCCTGCGCGGATGTCCCGACCCCGGCGGGCTACACTTTGGAGAAGGCGTTCTACCCGGGCTCAGCCGATATCGTCAAAGCGGTCCAGGAGGTCATGGCATGA
- a CDS encoding NAD(P)-dependent oxidoreductase — translation MKVLVTGGAGYIGSILVPRLLEQGHEVAVIDNFMYRQTSLLDCCADRRLTIARGDARDRKLIEEHLKDAQYVIPLACLTGAPLCDRFPQEAQGIIVDALKLLVELRRPGQRILYPTTNSGYGIGQDGVHCTEETPLRPISLYGKLKVEAERLLLAAGDTVTFRLATAFGVSPRMRLDLLVNDFTYRAVNDRFIVLFEANFKRNFIHVRDVAAAFLHAMANFDQMKGQAYNVGLSDANLSKEELCAEIKKQVPEFYFVEAKVGEDPDKRNYIVSNEKVEKTGFKPKVSLSEGIRELVKGYQVLKRDAFANN, via the coding sequence ATGAAGGTCTTGGTGACGGGCGGCGCGGGCTACATCGGCTCCATCCTCGTGCCGCGCCTGCTCGAGCAGGGGCACGAGGTGGCGGTGATCGACAACTTCATGTACCGGCAGACCTCGCTGCTGGACTGCTGCGCCGACCGAAGGCTCACCATCGCGCGGGGCGACGCCCGGGACCGCAAGCTCATCGAGGAACACCTCAAGGACGCGCAGTACGTCATCCCCCTGGCCTGCCTCACCGGGGCCCCCCTCTGCGACCGGTTCCCCCAGGAGGCGCAGGGCATCATCGTGGACGCCCTCAAGCTCCTCGTCGAACTGCGCCGGCCGGGGCAGAGGATCCTCTATCCGACGACGAATTCCGGCTACGGCATCGGCCAGGACGGGGTCCACTGCACCGAGGAGACCCCCTTGCGGCCCATCTCCCTTTACGGCAAGCTCAAGGTCGAGGCGGAGCGGCTCCTCCTCGCCGCCGGCGACACGGTCACCTTCCGCCTGGCCACAGCCTTCGGCGTCAGCCCGCGCATGAGGCTCGACCTCCTGGTCAACGACTTCACCTACCGGGCCGTCAACGACCGCTTCATCGTGCTCTTCGAGGCCAACTTCAAGCGCAACTTCATCCATGTCCGCGACGTGGCCGCGGCCTTCCTGCACGCCATGGCCAACTTCGACCAGATGAAGGGACAGGCCTACAACGTGGGCCTCAGCGACGCCAACCTCAGCAAAGAAGAGCTCTGCGCGGAGATCAAGAAGCAGGTCCCCGAGTTCTACTTCGTGGAAGCCAAGGTGGGAGAGGACCCGGACAAGCGCAACTACATCGTCAGCAACGAGAAGGTCGAAAAGACCGGGTTCAAGCCGAAGGTCTCCCTGTCGGAGGGCATCCGGGAACTGGTCAAGGGCTACCAGGTGCTCAAGCGCGACGCCTTCGCCAACAACTGA
- a CDS encoding radical SAM protein has translation MPEPVDILFINPGDRDRMYGALAGSLSGCEPPIWTALTAAFLREKGHSARIMDADAAGWSPERAADAAARDLAPRLIGVAAAGANPSASSTPKMDAVIRLCRALRERLPGVPVIVYGIHPSALPERTLEETGAEFVCRGETFLALDALLAALKAGRGPEGIRGIWTHRGGAGWAELLKDLDGLPAPAWDLLPMEKYRAHNWHCFDRLDQRQPYGVIYTSLGCPFGCTYCNVSALYDGRPGIRFRSPARVAQDVDLLATKYGVRNIKILDELFVLKESAVLELLDLLIARGYGLNIWAYARVDTVNERMLSKMKQAGVNWLAYGIESGSQEVRRGVAKGKLSQDSIRRAVSMTHEAGIHVVGNFIFGLPEDDRLSLQQTYDLAAELNCEYANFYVAMAYPGSRLYEDSLRDRAPLPEHWTGYSQFSEETLPLPTRHLSAGEVLRFRDSAFDRYYRRPEYRDMVLRKFGPETLKHIEGMLQHKLRRKHAAPQEAS, from the coding sequence ATGCCCGAGCCCGTCGATATCCTCTTCATCAACCCGGGCGACAGGGACCGGATGTACGGGGCCTTGGCCGGGAGCCTTTCCGGCTGCGAACCTCCCATCTGGACCGCCCTGACCGCCGCTTTCCTGCGTGAGAAGGGCCATTCCGCCAGGATCATGGACGCGGACGCGGCGGGCTGGTCGCCCGAGCGCGCGGCCGACGCCGCCGCCCGGGATCTCGCGCCCCGCCTCATCGGCGTCGCCGCGGCGGGGGCCAACCCCTCCGCGTCATCCACGCCGAAGATGGACGCCGTCATCCGTCTCTGCAGGGCCCTGCGCGAGCGGCTGCCGGGCGTGCCGGTCATCGTCTATGGCATCCACCCCTCGGCCTTGCCCGAGCGAACCTTGGAGGAGACCGGGGCTGAATTCGTCTGCCGAGGAGAGACCTTCCTGGCCTTGGACGCGCTCCTGGCGGCGCTCAAGGCCGGCCGCGGCCCGGAAGGCATCCGGGGCATCTGGACCCATCGGGGCGGCGCGGGCTGGGCCGAGCTCCTGAAAGACCTCGACGGCCTCCCGGCGCCCGCCTGGGACCTCCTGCCCATGGAGAAGTACCGCGCCCATAACTGGCACTGCTTCGACCGCCTCGACCAAAGGCAGCCCTATGGCGTCATCTACACCAGCCTGGGCTGCCCTTTCGGCTGCACCTACTGCAACGTGTCGGCCCTCTACGACGGCCGGCCCGGCATCCGATTCCGCAGCCCGGCCCGGGTGGCGCAGGACGTGGACCTTCTTGCCACGAAGTACGGCGTGCGCAACATCAAGATCCTGGACGAACTCTTCGTGCTCAAGGAGTCGGCGGTCCTGGAACTCCTGGACCTGCTCATCGCGCGCGGCTACGGACTCAACATCTGGGCCTACGCTCGCGTCGACACCGTCAACGAGCGGATGCTCTCCAAGATGAAGCAGGCCGGGGTCAACTGGCTGGCCTACGGGATCGAATCCGGCAGCCAGGAGGTGCGCCGGGGCGTGGCCAAGGGCAAGCTGAGCCAGGACAGCATCCGCCGCGCCGTGAGCATGACCCATGAGGCCGGGATCCACGTGGTGGGGAACTTCATCTTCGGCCTGCCCGAGGACGACCGCCTCAGCCTCCAGCAGACCTATGACTTGGCTGCGGAGCTCAACTGCGAGTACGCGAACTTCTACGTGGCCATGGCCTATCCGGGCTCGCGCCTCTACGAGGACTCCTTGCGCGACCGGGCCCCTTTGCCGGAGCATTGGACCGGGTACTCCCAGTTCTCGGAAGAGACCCTGCCCCTGCCGACCCGGCATCTGAGCGCCGGCGAGGTCCTGCGCTTCCGGGACTCGGCCTTCGACCGCTACTACCGGCGTCCGGAGTACCGCGACATGGTCCTGCGCAAGTTCGGCCCGGAGACCCTGAAGCACATCGAGGGCATGCTCCAGCACAAGCTCCGCCGCAAGCACGCCGCGCCCCAGGAGGCCTCATGA
- a CDS encoding kinase, whose product MIISRTPFRISFFGGGTDYPVWYEANYGQVLATTINKYCYITCRYLPPFFEHKHRIVYSRIENVQQIAEIHHPSARACLQFMDIRDGMEIHHDGDLPARSGIGSSSAFTVGLLHALYGLKGIMPTRRQLATNAIHIEQDVLKENVGAQDQMLAAFGGFNLIYFGGTRHLQLRPVTLPPKRISSLQRHLMMFYTGVPRISSHIAQEQVKRTKARSRELKAICELTDTALEVLNGNRDITEFGRLLHEGWLIKRSLTGKISNPQIDEIYATARSAGALGGKILGAGGGGFILLFAKPEDQPGICKRLKKLLHVPFEFESMGSRIIFYSPSDPHGCEAL is encoded by the coding sequence ATGATCATCAGCCGAACGCCTTTCCGCATCTCCTTCTTCGGCGGGGGCACCGATTACCCGGTCTGGTATGAGGCCAATTACGGGCAGGTCCTCGCCACCACCATCAACAAGTACTGCTACATCACCTGCCGTTATCTGCCGCCGTTCTTCGAGCACAAGCACCGCATCGTCTATTCCCGCATCGAGAACGTCCAGCAGATCGCGGAGATCCACCATCCCTCGGCGCGCGCCTGCCTGCAGTTCATGGATATCCGCGACGGCATGGAGATCCACCACGACGGCGACCTGCCCGCCCGCTCCGGCATCGGCTCCAGCTCGGCCTTCACCGTGGGCCTGCTGCACGCCCTCTACGGATTGAAGGGCATCATGCCCACGCGCCGGCAATTGGCCACCAACGCCATCCATATCGAGCAGGACGTGCTCAAGGAGAACGTGGGCGCCCAGGACCAGATGCTGGCCGCCTTCGGCGGGTTCAATCTGATCTATTTCGGAGGCACCCGGCATCTCCAGCTGCGGCCGGTCACCTTGCCCCCCAAACGCATCTCCTCTTTGCAGCGGCATCTGATGATGTTCTACACCGGAGTGCCGCGCATCTCGTCCCATATCGCCCAGGAGCAGGTCAAGAGGACCAAGGCGCGCAGCCGGGAGCTCAAGGCGATATGCGAGCTGACCGACACGGCCCTGGAGGTCCTCAACGGCAATCGCGACATCACGGAATTCGGCCGGCTCCTGCATGAAGGCTGGCTCATCAAACGCAGCCTGACCGGCAAGATCTCCAATCCGCAGATCGACGAGATCTACGCGACGGCCCGGAGCGCCGGGGCCCTGGGCGGCAAGATCCTCGGCGCCGGCGGAGGAGGCTTCATCCTGCTCTTCGCCAAGCCGGAGGACCAGCCCGGGATCTGCAAGCGCCTCAAGAAGCTCCTGCATGTCCCCTTCGAGTTCGAGAGCATGGGCAGCCGAATCATCTTCTACAGCCCCAGCGACCCCCATGGTTGTGAGGCGCTGTAG
- a CDS encoding sugar phosphate nucleotidyltransferase — protein sequence MAQGSALQAADVLVLCGGLGRRLREAVPDRPKPMAEVAGRPFLDILLDYVSGFGSRRFILCAGYMADRIRKHYVASAASGREVLVSCEDRPLGTAGAIKNAESLLRSSSFFVMNGDSLCRADLRRFWDFHQGHDSRASVVLAPPEPGSDYGSVSLDPQGRVTGFVEKSEAGPGQLMNAGIYLFTGAALAAIPAGRPTSLERDLLPALAREGLAWGWPVAQRVVDIGTPQRYAEADARLRAEPPPGG from the coding sequence ATGGCCCAAGGCTCGGCGCTCCAGGCCGCGGACGTGCTGGTGCTCTGCGGCGGGTTGGGCCGGCGTTTGCGCGAAGCGGTCCCGGACCGGCCCAAGCCCATGGCCGAGGTGGCCGGCCGGCCCTTCCTGGACATCTTGCTCGACTATGTCTCCGGCTTCGGCTCCCGGCGCTTCATCCTCTGCGCGGGCTACATGGCCGATCGCATCCGCAAACACTACGTCGCCAGCGCCGCATCCGGCCGGGAAGTCCTGGTGTCCTGCGAAGACCGGCCGCTGGGCACCGCCGGCGCGATCAAGAACGCCGAGAGCCTCTTGCGCAGCTCGTCATTCTTCGTCATGAACGGCGACTCCCTCTGCCGGGCCGATCTGCGCCGGTTCTGGGATTTCCATCAGGGCCACGACAGCCGAGCCAGCGTGGTGCTGGCCCCCCCGGAACCAGGGTCCGACTACGGCTCCGTGTCTTTGGACCCGCAGGGCCGCGTCACAGGATTCGTCGAGAAGTCCGAGGCGGGCCCGGGACAGCTCATGAACGCCGGCATATACCTTTTCACGGGGGCCGCCCTCGCAGCCATCCCCGCAGGCCGCCCGACATCGCTGGAGCGCGACCTGCTGCCGGCTTTGGCGCGCGAGGGCCTGGCCTGGGGCTGGCCCGTAGCGCAACGCGTCGTGGACATCGGGACTCCGCAACGCTACGCCGAGGCTGATGCCCGGCTGCGCGCGGAGCCCCCGCCAGGAGGATGA
- a CDS encoding DegT/DnrJ/EryC1/StrS family aminotransferase, producing the protein MPFGTITITPRARRLIDEALDAGRVSSGRLVGEFERKFARATGAAHAVAVSSGTDADILALAVLHDLGARRGDEVIVPALSFVATGNAVLHAGFKPVFVDVERDTLNIDPARIERAVTRRTRALMPVHLMGKPADMDAINRIARRRKLLVVEDAAEAHGALYKGRPVGGLGDLGAFSTYIAHIITTIEGGVVTTDRPEFAAILRSLRSHGRACQCEVCVLNTGQAEFCPRRFKFGQGTDIRFVFERIGYSCKMNELEAAVGLGSLDLYRGIIAKRRRNLLALMRGLRRFAPYLRTFKEEKHERIGPHAFPIILGEDAPFSRNELGEFLEKNGIETRHLFSSMPTQCPGFRFLGYRKGQFPEAEYLGENGLHVGVHQDLGPEHVAYLLETVERFLSARKLGRTRGAAR; encoded by the coding sequence ATGCCATTCGGCACCATCACCATCACCCCGCGCGCCCGCCGCCTCATCGACGAGGCGCTCGACGCCGGCCGCGTCTCCAGCGGGAGGCTGGTCGGCGAATTCGAGCGGAAGTTCGCGCGAGCGACGGGCGCCGCCCATGCCGTGGCCGTGAGCTCGGGCACGGACGCCGACATCCTGGCCCTGGCCGTGCTGCACGACCTCGGCGCCCGGCGCGGCGACGAGGTGATCGTGCCCGCCTTGTCCTTCGTCGCCACCGGCAACGCGGTCCTGCACGCGGGCTTCAAGCCGGTCTTCGTGGACGTGGAGCGGGACACCCTCAACATCGACCCCGCGCGCATCGAAAGGGCCGTCACGCGCCGCACGCGGGCGCTCATGCCGGTCCACCTCATGGGCAAGCCCGCGGACATGGACGCGATCAACCGCATCGCCAGGAGGCGCAAGCTGCTCGTAGTCGAGGATGCGGCGGAGGCCCACGGCGCGCTCTACAAAGGCCGGCCGGTGGGCGGGCTGGGAGACCTGGGAGCGTTCAGCACCTACATCGCTCACATCATCACGACCATCGAGGGCGGCGTGGTCACCACCGACCGGCCCGAGTTCGCCGCCATCCTGCGCTCTTTGCGCAGCCACGGCCGCGCCTGCCAGTGCGAAGTCTGCGTGCTCAACACGGGCCAGGCCGAGTTCTGCCCGCGGCGCTTCAAGTTCGGCCAGGGCACCGACATCCGTTTCGTCTTCGAACGCATCGGCTACTCATGCAAGATGAACGAGTTGGAGGCGGCGGTGGGGCTGGGCAGCCTGGACCTGTACCGAGGCATCATCGCCAAAAGACGGCGCAACCTGCTCGCGCTGATGCGGGGCCTGCGCCGCTTCGCCCCCTATCTGCGAACGTTCAAAGAAGAGAAGCATGAACGGATCGGCCCGCATGCGTTTCCCATCATCCTGGGCGAGGACGCGCCCTTCAGCCGCAACGAGCTGGGAGAGTTCCTGGAGAAGAACGGCATAGAGACCCGGCACCTGTTCAGCTCCATGCCGACCCAGTGCCCCGGCTTCAGGTTCCTGGGCTACCGCAAGGGGCAGTTCCCCGAAGCGGAATACCTCGGAGAGAACGGCCTGCACGTCGGGGTGCATCAGGACCTGGGGCCGGAGCATGTGGCTTATCTGCTGGAGACGGTGGAGCGCTTCTTGTCCGCGCGCAAGCTCGGGCGGACGCGGGGAGCGGCGCGATGA